One segment of Paenibacillus rhizovicinus DNA contains the following:
- a CDS encoding GH116 family glycosyl-hydrolase translates to MIETKERLYTGNGQRTYPGEAKEALFPLGGIGTGNISLGSRGELKDWEIFNLPAKNTFMPNTFFAIRVEQEGRKPVAKVLESKLLPPHALSHGYHPLTGAGLPRLDESELIGTYPMARIAFRDSELPVNVELEAFTPMIPLDPENSGIPAASLTYRVTNVSDLPAEVVIAGSMINPVGGLTYDKFSNLDWNMPCGQNVNAFRQDADVSGLDLTSEKWAPGDLNYGNLALQTTNTHLTVKRAWLRGAWYDFLQEFWDDFTEDGRLTDLGYETPSEEHKTDTGSLGVIETLQPGETKTFRFVLSWYFPNRINGWNEHNRDKTPGRETIRNHYATRFSSAWEAGAYLLNNLDGLRTRTEAFRDALFGTTLPGYVIDALAGNMPVLRSSTCFWLENGKFLGFEGTFDDGGSCDGNCTHVWNYEQTLAFLYPSLERTMRRVEFMEEVEDSGKMNFRAFSMFGCGGPWGGKSSHPAADGQLGAVMRVLREWKLSGDGDFLRELWPNVKRALDFALAHWDHDGDGVMEGVQHNTYDIEFHGPNPLTGIMLLGALKAAEAMARFLADDEAADRYSTTAAVSAKRLSELTWNGEYFVQVLDDVNAHKYQHGLGCLSDQLLGQQLAHLYGLGHLMEEDRLKSAVHAVFRHNFKADFKDHVNCQRVYALHDEQGLVLCSWPNGGRPKLPFVYSDEVWTGIEYQVATNLIYEGFIDEGLTIVKAVRERQDGYRRSPWNEVECGHHYARSMSSWGLLIAFAGFEFDMAAGTMSFKPAMEDEDYTTFWSTGRGWGVYKQVKDPSSGKLVPSVDVLGGDMSGVQVHACGTTIQL, encoded by the coding sequence ATGATCGAAACGAAGGAACGGCTATATACCGGCAACGGACAGCGCACCTACCCTGGCGAAGCCAAGGAGGCGCTCTTCCCGCTCGGCGGCATCGGCACGGGCAATATCTCGCTCGGCAGCCGCGGCGAATTGAAGGACTGGGAGATTTTCAACCTGCCGGCGAAGAACACGTTCATGCCGAATACGTTTTTTGCCATTCGCGTCGAGCAAGAGGGACGGAAGCCGGTAGCCAAAGTGCTGGAGTCGAAGCTGCTTCCGCCGCATGCGCTCTCGCACGGCTACCATCCGCTTACGGGAGCCGGACTGCCGCGCCTGGACGAATCCGAGCTGATCGGCACTTATCCGATGGCGCGTATCGCGTTCCGGGACAGCGAGCTGCCGGTCAACGTAGAGCTTGAGGCGTTCACGCCGATGATTCCGCTCGATCCCGAGAATTCCGGCATTCCGGCGGCTTCGCTGACCTATCGCGTCACGAACGTCAGCGATCTTCCGGCCGAAGTCGTCATTGCGGGCTCGATGATCAATCCCGTCGGCGGATTGACCTACGACAAGTTCAGCAATTTGGACTGGAACATGCCTTGCGGGCAGAACGTGAATGCATTCCGGCAGGATGCGGACGTATCCGGCCTTGATCTGACTTCCGAGAAATGGGCGCCCGGCGATCTGAACTACGGCAATTTGGCGCTGCAGACGACCAACACGCATCTGACGGTTAAGCGGGCGTGGCTGCGCGGCGCGTGGTACGATTTTCTGCAGGAGTTCTGGGACGACTTCACGGAAGACGGCCGGCTGACGGATCTCGGGTACGAGACGCCTTCGGAGGAGCATAAGACGGACACGGGCTCGCTCGGCGTCATCGAGACGCTTCAGCCTGGCGAGACCAAGACCTTCCGATTCGTGCTGTCCTGGTACTTCCCGAACCGCATTAACGGCTGGAACGAGCATAACCGGGATAAGACCCCGGGCCGTGAAACGATCCGCAACCATTATGCGACGCGGTTCTCGAGCGCCTGGGAGGCCGGCGCGTACCTGCTGAACAATCTGGATGGACTGCGGACGCGGACGGAAGCGTTCCGGGATGCGCTGTTCGGCACGACTTTGCCGGGTTACGTGATCGACGCCTTGGCCGGCAATATGCCGGTGCTGCGCAGCTCGACCTGCTTCTGGCTCGAGAACGGCAAGTTCCTCGGCTTCGAAGGGACATTCGACGACGGCGGTTCTTGCGACGGCAACTGCACGCATGTGTGGAACTACGAGCAGACGCTCGCGTTCTTGTATCCATCGCTTGAGCGGACGATGCGCCGGGTCGAGTTTATGGAGGAAGTCGAAGATTCCGGTAAAATGAATTTTCGCGCATTCAGCATGTTCGGCTGCGGTGGACCGTGGGGCGGTAAATCCAGCCATCCCGCCGCGGACGGCCAGCTTGGCGCGGTCATGCGCGTGCTTCGCGAATGGAAGCTGTCCGGCGACGGCGATTTCCTGCGGGAGCTGTGGCCGAACGTGAAGCGGGCGCTTGATTTCGCGCTCGCCCACTGGGATCATGACGGCGACGGCGTGATGGAAGGCGTACAGCATAATACGTACGACATCGAGTTCCACGGCCCGAACCCGCTGACCGGCATTATGCTGCTCGGCGCCCTGAAAGCCGCGGAAGCGATGGCACGCTTCTTGGCCGACGACGAAGCGGCCGACCGTTACAGTACGACCGCGGCAGTTAGTGCCAAGCGGCTGAGCGAGCTGACGTGGAACGGCGAATATTTCGTTCAGGTGCTGGACGACGTCAACGCGCATAAGTACCAGCACGGGCTCGGCTGCCTGTCCGATCAGCTGCTCGGCCAGCAGCTGGCGCATCTATACGGCCTCGGCCATCTGATGGAAGAGGATCGGCTCAAGAGCGCCGTCCATGCGGTTTTCCGGCATAATTTCAAAGCGGATTTCAAGGATCACGTGAACTGCCAGCGCGTATATGCGCTTCATGACGAGCAGGGGCTCGTGCTCTGTTCCTGGCCGAACGGCGGACGGCCGAAGCTGCCGTTCGTTTACTCCGACGAGGTATGGACAGGCATCGAGTATCAAGTGGCGACGAACCTGATCTACGAAGGCTTCATCGATGAGGGGCTGACGATCGTGAAGGCGGTTCGCGAACGTCAGGACGGCTACCGGCGCAGTCCGTGGAACGAAGTGGAATGCGGCCATCACTATGCCCGCTCGATGTCGAGCTGGGGACTGTTGATCGCGTTCGCCGGCTTCGAGTTCGACATGGCAGCAGGCACGATGTCGTTCAAACCGGCCATGGAGGACGAAGATTATACGACCTTCTGGAGCACGGGCCGTGGCTGGGGCGTCTACAAGCAGGTCAAAGACCCGTCCAGCGGCAAGCTGGTTCCGAGCGTCGACGTGCTCGGCGGCGATATGAGCGGCGTTCAAGTGCATGCATGCGGTACGACGATCCAATTGTAA
- a CDS encoding helix-turn-helix transcriptional regulator has translation MATPFYAVPRPCSLRDLSPVIHWAQHHVRTPAYHWHRRIYDFELLFVKHGEIRAIIGGEPHIARTGALLLLPPWIPHVVEVLSEPHAELLGVHFDFFDGAAANHNIIVDELQINPLAFSAVPFLQDKPLLPGYLYPNVSGRIVSLLEGIAQEWNERRSGYDTACKAMLLHLVTLLVRQGNESAQQAHPKYEQLLLSLAEEIRTHCSRNWTCAEMAKYVLVHEDYMSRQFKALMGVGPNKFVQSVRHQEAKRLLRETDHTVEWISGAVGYEDFHYFSRIFKRWEGMSAMQFRKLSRMI, from the coding sequence ATGGCAACCCCCTTCTATGCCGTTCCCCGACCTTGCAGCTTGCGCGATTTATCGCCTGTCATCCATTGGGCCCAGCATCATGTCCGGACGCCCGCCTATCATTGGCATCGCCGCATTTACGATTTCGAGCTGCTCTTCGTCAAGCATGGCGAAATCCGGGCGATCATCGGCGGCGAGCCGCACATCGCCAGGACAGGCGCGCTGCTCCTGCTTCCCCCGTGGATTCCGCATGTCGTGGAAGTGTTATCGGAGCCGCATGCGGAGCTGCTCGGCGTCCATTTTGACTTTTTCGACGGAGCGGCCGCGAACCACAACATTATCGTAGACGAGCTGCAGATCAATCCGCTCGCTTTCAGCGCGGTTCCCTTCCTGCAAGACAAGCCGCTGCTGCCAGGCTATCTGTATCCCAACGTCTCCGGGCGGATCGTCTCCTTGCTGGAAGGCATCGCGCAGGAGTGGAACGAGCGCCGTTCAGGCTACGATACCGCCTGCAAAGCGATGCTGCTCCATCTCGTCACGCTGCTCGTCCGCCAAGGGAATGAATCTGCCCAGCAAGCGCATCCGAAATACGAACAGCTTCTGCTTTCGCTGGCAGAGGAAATCCGCACGCATTGCAGCCGCAATTGGACCTGTGCCGAAATGGCGAAATACGTGCTCGTCCACGAGGATTACATGAGCCGGCAATTCAAGGCGCTCATGGGCGTCGGGCCGAATAAATTCGTCCAGTCCGTCCGCCATCAGGAAGCGAAACGGCTGCTGCGCGAGACCGATCATACGGTCGAATGGATTTCCGGCGCCGTCGGCTACGAGGATTTTCATTATTTCAGCCGGATCTTCAAACGGTGGGAAGGGATGAGCGCCATGCAATTCCGGAAGCTCTCGCGCATGATTTAA
- a CDS encoding AAA family ATPase: MLYIFGGLPGTGKSTLSAALARELRATYLRVDVVEQAMRVTGSKLEGPEGYIVCYELARQNLRIGLDVIADTVNPIQITRQDWRGVAESLEVPFVEIEVICSDEHEHRHRVTTRVTDISGLALPTWDDVKNRYYEVWDRDRIVIDTAHQTVEESLMTLRAQLGMKRASDTGSASGLQ; this comes from the coding sequence ATGTTGTACATCTTTGGCGGTTTGCCTGGCACCGGTAAGTCTACGTTGTCGGCAGCTTTGGCGCGGGAGCTTCGGGCGACGTACCTTCGGGTTGACGTCGTGGAACAAGCGATGCGGGTTACCGGGAGCAAGCTTGAAGGGCCGGAGGGCTATATCGTCTGTTACGAGCTTGCGAGGCAGAATCTCCGAATAGGCCTAGACGTGATCGCGGATACGGTCAATCCCATTCAGATCACGCGCCAAGATTGGCGCGGCGTGGCGGAATCTCTCGAGGTTCCTTTTGTCGAAATCGAAGTCATCTGCTCCGACGAGCATGAACACAGACATCGCGTCACGACGCGCGTAACGGATATTTCCGGCCTTGCTCTCCCCACATGGGATGACGTTAAGAACAGATATTACGAGGTTTGGGACCGCGATCGCATCGTGATCGACACGGCGCATCAAACGGTGGAGGAGAGCTTGATGACGCTGCGTGCGCAGCTAGGCATGAAGCGTGCAAGCGATACGGGGTCGGCTAGCGGACTTCAATAA
- a CDS encoding LacI family DNA-binding transcriptional regulator: MSKATIKQVAAEAEVSTATVSRVLNDSGYVSAEVKERVFGAIAKLNYQPSAIARSLKQDKTFMIGVIVPDISNPYFMGISRGIEDVVGPEGFQLMFCSSDEAPEKEARLLQLLHEKRVDAIVLATSGGNVANINSLRDNGQRMVLIDRRLEEEAGTNETGLPALDLVAEDNVQSAYELTKALLDDGHVRIGAVNGPTRVSTGRERLEGVLRAMKERGVEDRLLLYSGDFSAEGGIRAVRQFLNEEEKPTAIVSLNNQMSLGVLLELVGSGLRIPGDMAVASFGEVEAGRLLKEPGLYYVDQDPYEMGLQAGDLLLRLIRGENEAHSPSSKIFHHEVKRIHS, encoded by the coding sequence TTGTCCAAAGCAACGATCAAGCAAGTCGCGGCAGAAGCCGAAGTGTCGACGGCTACTGTCTCGCGCGTGCTCAACGACAGCGGCTACGTCAGCGCTGAAGTCAAGGAACGCGTATTCGGCGCCATCGCCAAGCTCAATTATCAACCGAGCGCCATCGCAAGAAGTTTGAAGCAGGACAAGACGTTCATGATCGGCGTCATCGTTCCGGACATATCCAACCCGTACTTCATGGGCATTTCCAGAGGCATCGAGGACGTGGTAGGCCCGGAAGGCTTTCAATTGATGTTCTGCAGCTCCGACGAGGCACCGGAGAAGGAAGCAAGGCTGCTGCAGCTGCTCCACGAGAAACGCGTCGATGCCATCGTGCTTGCCACGTCCGGCGGCAACGTGGCGAACATCAACAGCCTGCGGGACAACGGCCAGCGGATGGTGCTGATCGACAGGCGGCTTGAAGAAGAAGCCGGCACGAACGAGACCGGTCTGCCGGCGCTTGATCTGGTCGCGGAGGATAACGTCCAAAGCGCCTATGAATTGACCAAAGCGCTGTTGGACGACGGTCATGTCCGTATCGGCGCGGTGAACGGTCCGACGAGAGTCAGCACGGGACGCGAGCGCTTGGAAGGCGTGCTTCGCGCGATGAAGGAGCGCGGCGTCGAGGATCGGCTGCTGCTCTACAGCGGGGATTTCTCCGCGGAAGGCGGCATTCGGGCCGTCCGGCAGTTTCTGAACGAGGAAGAGAAGCCGACGGCGATCGTCTCGCTGAACAACCAGATGAGCCTCGGCGTGCTGCTGGAGCTGGTAGGAAGCGGACTGCGCATTCCCGGCGATATGGCTGTCGCTTCTTTCGGCGAAGTGGAAGCAGGCCGTCTATTGAAGGAGCCCGGTCTGTACTACGTGGACCAGGATCCTTACGAGATGGGCCTCCAGGCCGGCGACCTGCTGCTGCGTCTCATTCGGGGCGAGAACGAGGCGCATTCGCCTTCCAGCAAGATTTTTCATCATGAAGTCAAACGCATTCATTCCTGA
- a CDS encoding glycoside hydrolase family 43 protein, whose protein sequence is MRGIVNPIVPGYYADPEARTYEGRYWIYATRSITEYTQQMNLEAFSSADLATWEKHEGIIAMEDFPWIWRAVWAPTIIESKGRYYLVFASNDIQNNDETGGLEIAVADKPEGPFRGYLGKPLIDRFIHGAQPIDAHLFKDDDGTIYLYYGGWSHCNVAKMNEDMTGFVPFENGEVHISITPAGYVEGPCMVKKDGLYYFMWSKGGWTNGTYSVDYGVSDSPLGPFEPKGTVLQRQEPIAEGPGHHGYLHLPESDEWLIVYHRRIIGDTDPGSRVLCIDRMEIGGGEIKPVTMTERW, encoded by the coding sequence TTGAGAGGCATCGTCAATCCGATCGTACCCGGCTACTACGCCGATCCGGAAGCGCGCACGTACGAAGGCCGTTACTGGATCTATGCGACCCGTTCCATTACGGAATATACGCAGCAAATGAATTTGGAAGCGTTCAGTTCTGCCGATCTCGCAACATGGGAGAAGCACGAAGGCATCATCGCGATGGAAGATTTCCCGTGGATTTGGCGCGCCGTGTGGGCGCCGACGATTATCGAGAGCAAAGGCCGGTATTACCTGGTGTTCGCGTCCAACGATATTCAGAATAACGATGAGACCGGCGGCTTGGAAATCGCTGTCGCCGACAAGCCGGAAGGCCCGTTCCGCGGCTACTTGGGCAAACCGCTGATCGATCGCTTCATTCACGGCGCGCAGCCGATCGATGCGCATCTGTTCAAGGATGACGACGGCACGATTTACTTGTATTACGGCGGCTGGAGCCATTGCAACGTCGCGAAGATGAACGAAGACATGACGGGCTTCGTGCCGTTCGAGAACGGAGAAGTTCATATTAGCATTACGCCGGCAGGCTACGTGGAAGGGCCGTGCATGGTCAAGAAGGACGGCTTGTACTATTTCATGTGGTCGAAAGGCGGCTGGACAAACGGTACATACAGCGTCGATTATGGCGTCAGCGACAGTCCGCTCGGTCCGTTCGAGCCGAAAGGCACGGTGCTTCAGCGCCAGGAGCCGATTGCGGAAGGCCCGGGCCATCATGGATACTTGCATCTGCCGGAGAGCGACGAATGGCTGATCGTCTACCATCGCCGGATTATCGGAGATACGGATCCCGGAAGCCGCGTGCTCTGCATCGACCGGATGGAAATCGGCGGCGGCGAGATCAAGCCGGTCACGATGACGGAGCGCTGGTAA
- a CDS encoding phosphotransferase enzyme family protein, with protein sequence MNSGFLMDTDRNRQLTLKQTKQAALNALRQYEVDWTAIHFIQVSEHVTFRVESSEGGKFLLRIHPSNKASGETLSELEWLAALGRKGLTVPEAVPNRQAAFITKAATIDGQQYETTLLRWIEGERMGKGELTEARIRTMGSLMAKLHEASADFGPGEGFARPAWGSESFNRDWEHLKKHRESFISDEAMELYAMAAAKVANQLSTFVPHRQHYGMIHADLHIGNIVFHEEEPFAIDFGRCGFGYHLYDIAQSIMGLYPPQRALFIEGYESVKRMNDNAVPMLECFFIMSIIEAYSFHAENELETEGLIEEQPYAQAILSAYVNGQPFLFQPLG encoded by the coding sequence ATGAACAGCGGATTTCTGATGGATACGGATCGCAACCGGCAATTGACGCTGAAACAAACCAAACAAGCGGCGCTTAACGCTTTGCGGCAATACGAGGTGGATTGGACTGCCATTCACTTCATCCAAGTTTCCGAGCATGTCACCTTCCGCGTCGAAAGCAGCGAGGGCGGCAAGTTTTTGCTCCGCATCCACCCGTCGAACAAAGCAAGCGGCGAAACCTTGTCCGAGTTGGAATGGCTGGCGGCTCTGGGGCGTAAAGGGCTAACCGTGCCTGAAGCCGTACCGAACCGACAAGCCGCGTTCATTACCAAGGCTGCGACTATCGACGGCCAACAATACGAGACGACTTTATTGCGATGGATCGAAGGCGAGCGCATGGGCAAGGGGGAGCTTACGGAAGCGCGAATTCGGACCATGGGCTCCTTGATGGCCAAGCTTCACGAGGCTAGCGCCGATTTCGGTCCCGGCGAAGGCTTTGCGCGTCCTGCTTGGGGGAGCGAAAGCTTTAACCGGGACTGGGAGCATCTGAAGAAGCATCGCGAGTCTTTTATTTCGGATGAAGCGATGGAGCTCTATGCGATGGCTGCTGCTAAAGTTGCGAATCAATTAAGCACGTTCGTGCCGCACAGGCAGCATTACGGGATGATCCATGCAGATTTGCACATTGGCAATATCGTTTTTCATGAAGAAGAACCGTTCGCGATCGATTTCGGCAGATGCGGCTTCGGCTATCATCTATACGACATCGCCCAGTCGATCATGGGGCTGTACCCTCCCCAGAGAGCGCTCTTCATCGAAGGGTACGAGAGCGTCAAACGGATGAATGACAATGCCGTCCCGATGCTGGAATGCTTCTTCATCATGTCGATCATTGAGGCGTACAGCTTCCATGCCGAGAATGAGCTGGAAACGGAAGGCTTAATAGAAGAGCAGCCTTATGCGCAGGCGATATTAAGCGCCTATGTGAACGGGCAGCCGTTCTTGTTTCAGCCGCTTGGGTAA
- a CDS encoding L-fucose isomerase, with amino-acid sequence MNTHIGNRLQGSLPTIGIRPIIDGRRGGIRESLEDVTMEMARNAAAFLSENLKHSNGLPVECVIADTCIGGVAEAARAEEKFARAGVGLTISVTPSWCYPTETMDTHPTRPKAIWGFNGTERPGAVYLAAVLGAHNQKGLPAFSIYGRDVQDIGDTTITPDVQEKLLQFAKAGLAVAAMQGKSYLSMGSVSMGIAGCIVDETFFQRFLGIRNEYVDMTEFVRRMGLGIYDQTEYETALAWVKANCNEGAEVNPEHLQRTEEQKAGDWETVVKMTLIARDLMIGNPKLDEIGYGEEALGHNAIAAGFQGQRAWTDYFPNGDFMEAILTSSFDWNGIREPFMLATENDTLNGITMLFGHLLTNAAQIFADVRTYWSPDAVKRVTGHQLEGRAANGIIHLINSGPAALDGTGRQTIDGQPAMKPFWDITEQEVSDCLGATKWSPAVDFFRGGGFSTDFTTRSGMPVTMARINLVAGLGPVLQLAEGYTVELPDDVHDKLDQRSNPTWPTTWFVPNLTGEGLFKDVYTVMNNWGSNHAAVSYGHIGGDLITLAAMLRIPVSMHNVSDDRVFRPSMWSAFGGMDPVGADFRACQTLGPLYR; translated from the coding sequence ATGAATACGCATATCGGCAACAGACTGCAGGGCAGCTTGCCTACGATCGGCATCCGGCCTATTATCGACGGCCGCCGCGGAGGCATTCGCGAATCGCTCGAAGACGTAACGATGGAGATGGCGCGCAATGCGGCCGCGTTCTTGTCGGAAAACTTGAAACACAGCAACGGCTTGCCGGTGGAATGCGTAATTGCAGATACTTGCATCGGCGGCGTGGCGGAAGCCGCGAGAGCGGAGGAGAAATTCGCGCGTGCCGGCGTCGGCCTGACGATCTCGGTAACGCCTTCCTGGTGCTACCCGACCGAGACGATGGATACGCATCCGACGAGACCGAAAGCGATTTGGGGCTTTAACGGCACGGAGCGTCCGGGCGCCGTATATCTGGCCGCCGTGCTTGGCGCGCATAATCAGAAGGGGCTTCCCGCGTTCTCCATCTACGGCCGCGACGTGCAGGACATCGGCGACACGACGATCACGCCGGACGTGCAGGAGAAGCTGCTGCAATTCGCCAAAGCGGGTCTTGCGGTAGCTGCGATGCAGGGCAAATCGTATCTGTCGATGGGCTCGGTGTCCATGGGGATAGCGGGCTGTATCGTCGACGAGACCTTCTTCCAGCGTTTCCTCGGCATTCGCAACGAGTACGTGGACATGACGGAGTTCGTGCGCCGCATGGGCCTTGGCATCTACGATCAGACGGAATATGAAACCGCTCTCGCATGGGTCAAAGCCAACTGCAACGAAGGCGCGGAAGTCAATCCGGAGCATCTGCAGCGCACGGAAGAGCAGAAAGCGGGCGATTGGGAAACCGTTGTGAAAATGACGCTCATCGCCCGCGATCTGATGATCGGCAACCCGAAATTGGACGAGATCGGCTACGGCGAAGAAGCGCTCGGCCATAATGCGATCGCCGCCGGCTTCCAAGGTCAGCGCGCATGGACGGACTACTTCCCGAACGGCGACTTCATGGAAGCGATCCTGACGTCTTCGTTCGATTGGAACGGCATCCGCGAGCCGTTCATGCTGGCAACGGAGAACGATACGCTGAACGGCATCACGATGCTCTTCGGTCATCTGCTTACGAATGCCGCGCAAATTTTCGCGGACGTGCGCACGTACTGGAGCCCGGATGCGGTGAAACGCGTAACGGGCCATCAATTGGAAGGCCGCGCGGCGAACGGCATTATCCATCTCATTAACTCCGGTCCGGCGGCGCTAGACGGAACGGGCCGCCAGACGATCGACGGCCAGCCGGCAATGAAACCGTTCTGGGATATTACAGAGCAGGAAGTGAGCGATTGCCTGGGAGCGACGAAATGGAGCCCGGCGGTCGACTTCTTCCGCGGCGGCGGCTTCTCGACGGACTTCACGACGCGCAGCGGCATGCCGGTTACGATGGCGCGCATCAACTTGGTCGCGGGTCTCGGACCGGTTCTGCAATTGGCCGAAGGCTACACGGTCGAACTGCCGGACGACGTGCACGACAAGCTTGATCAGCGCAGCAACCCGACTTGGCCGACGACTTGGTTCGTGCCGAATCTGACGGGCGAAGGCTTGTTCAAGGATGTATACACGGTCATGAACAACTGGGGCTCCAACCACGCGGCCGTCAGCTACGGCCACATCGGCGGCGATCTGATCACGCTTGCGGCGATGCTGCGCATTCCGGTCAGCATGCACAATGTTTCGGACGACCGCGTGTTCCGTCCAAGCATGTGGAGCGCATTCGGCGGCATGGATCCGGTCGGCGCAGACTTCCGGGCATGCCAAACGCTGGGACCTCTGTACCGCTAA